A genomic region of Christiangramia sp. OXR-203 contains the following coding sequences:
- a CDS encoding TonB-dependent receptor domain-containing protein, whose translation MKKLHLVLAFLLFSSAIVSSQNFRAKVKDSESGEILNDVTVTAVRSGKIQVTDRNGNFSFDGISFPLKLKFSFIGYKTTTEIFDASEEVKIIELQRDIDVLSEVVLRSSNIPQKLLKESAAVSVLSAEDLKRVDDFNLVQNLNYVPGVFVSQGALNTNKIDIRGIGARAQYSTNRIKAYFNGIPLTTAEGELTLDDFDNSYLDRIEIYKGPVSSIFGAGLGGAINLYTQRNRQDQRSVETSFSYGSFNTMKTGVNVNYVEDSLDIAINYNKLDSDGYRDNGAYDRNSFVVTAGLLNKKGNRWDLFYNFTNLKAFIPSSLNQDDFLNSPTKAAFTWGSAEGYESYDKNILGLAYTHNFSESWKNQTTVFLNSRDGYEPRPFDILDENRNSIGLRTNFNHETSIASMPAKISFGAEGMLEFYGVQTYQNLYQDFEDQGSVQGNSLSNNEQDRNYINFFGQVQLELTSKLTADLGVNFNTTSYDLQDNFNQDSEDQSGDYSFDAVLSPRLGLSYEAFAGKHFYASASHGFSTPTVAQTLTPEGNINTDLQTETGWNYEIGFKGNWLENRLYTQMNAYSIQIRDLLVARRIDQDRYVGVNAGKSDHYGLEFTSVYQQPISNDVSLNFMLNANLTDYTFDKFVNLGENYSGNELPGVPEYMVTPTIGFDYKDFSANVNYKMFGEMALDDSNSGFTEAYELLNFRMNYNTKLTSYLQAGASFGINNITDELYASSIVTNAVGFGGSAPRYYYPGMPRNYYAGLNLKLSL comes from the coding sequence TTGAAGAAACTACATTTAGTCCTTGCTTTCTTGCTATTCAGTTCTGCTATAGTAAGTTCACAGAATTTTAGAGCGAAAGTAAAGGACTCCGAATCTGGAGAAATTCTGAATGATGTTACGGTGACTGCTGTAAGATCAGGAAAAATCCAGGTAACAGATAGGAATGGAAATTTCAGTTTTGACGGAATCAGTTTTCCGCTGAAGCTGAAATTTTCATTTATAGGCTATAAGACCACTACTGAAATTTTTGATGCTTCAGAAGAAGTAAAAATTATTGAACTACAGCGAGATATAGATGTTCTGTCTGAAGTTGTTTTACGTAGTTCCAATATTCCGCAGAAATTACTGAAGGAATCAGCTGCGGTGAGTGTACTTTCAGCAGAAGACCTTAAGCGAGTAGATGATTTCAACCTGGTGCAAAATCTCAATTATGTACCCGGCGTTTTCGTAAGTCAGGGTGCGCTGAATACCAATAAGATCGATATTAGAGGAATTGGCGCTCGTGCTCAATACAGTACGAACCGTATCAAAGCTTATTTCAATGGAATTCCACTCACCACTGCTGAAGGTGAACTAACGCTGGACGATTTTGACAATTCGTACCTTGACCGGATTGAGATTTATAAAGGACCGGTTTCTTCCATATTTGGAGCAGGATTAGGAGGTGCCATCAATCTTTATACTCAACGAAACAGGCAGGATCAGCGCTCTGTAGAGACGAGTTTTAGCTACGGAAGTTTTAATACTATGAAAACGGGTGTAAATGTGAACTACGTAGAAGATAGTCTTGACATTGCGATCAATTATAATAAACTGGATAGCGATGGGTATCGTGATAACGGCGCTTACGATCGAAATTCATTCGTTGTAACAGCTGGTTTGCTAAATAAAAAAGGAAATCGCTGGGATCTTTTCTACAATTTCACCAATTTAAAAGCCTTTATTCCCAGTTCTCTGAATCAGGATGATTTCCTGAACTCACCCACAAAGGCTGCTTTCACTTGGGGAAGTGCTGAAGGTTATGAATCTTATGATAAAAATATCCTTGGTTTAGCCTATACCCACAATTTTTCCGAAAGTTGGAAGAATCAAACCACGGTTTTTCTGAATTCCCGGGATGGATATGAACCACGACCGTTTGATATTCTTGATGAAAACAGGAATTCTATTGGTCTGCGAACCAATTTCAATCACGAAACTTCTATCGCCAGTATGCCTGCGAAAATCAGTTTTGGAGCTGAAGGGATGCTGGAGTTCTACGGAGTTCAAACCTACCAGAACTTATATCAGGATTTTGAGGATCAGGGTAGTGTTCAGGGAAACAGTCTAAGTAATAATGAACAGGATCGGAATTATATCAATTTCTTCGGACAGGTTCAACTGGAATTGACCTCGAAATTAACTGCCGATCTTGGAGTGAATTTCAATACTACTTCCTACGATTTACAGGATAATTTTAATCAGGATTCAGAAGATCAGTCCGGGGATTATAGTTTTGATGCAGTGCTTTCTCCTAGACTGGGGTTAAGCTATGAAGCTTTTGCCGGGAAGCATTTTTATGCATCAGCAAGTCATGGTTTTTCTACTCCTACGGTAGCGCAAACCTTGACTCCGGAAGGAAATATCAATACAGATCTTCAAACAGAAACTGGCTGGAACTACGAAATAGGCTTTAAAGGTAACTGGCTCGAAAACAGGTTATATACTCAAATGAATGCTTACTCTATACAAATTCGGGACCTGCTAGTAGCCAGACGAATTGACCAGGATCGCTATGTAGGGGTGAATGCAGGAAAGTCTGATCACTATGGCCTGGAATTTACTTCAGTTTACCAACAACCAATTTCGAATGATGTCTCGTTGAACTTTATGCTGAATGCGAATCTAACCGATTATACATTTGACAAATTCGTGAATCTTGGGGAAAATTATTCTGGAAACGAATTACCAGGTGTTCCGGAATATATGGTGACACCAACAATTGGATTCGATTATAAGGACTTTTCAGCAAATGTAAATTACAAGATGTTTGGAGAAATGGCGTTGGATGATTCAAATTCCGGATTTACTGAAGCTTACGAATTGCTGAATTTCAGAATGAATTATAATACGAAATTAACCAGTTATTTGCAGGCAGGTGCGAGCTTTGGAATCAATAATATTACAGATGAGCTCTATGCTTCAAGTATTGTAACCAACGCGGTAGGTTTTGGAGGTTCTGCCCCACGTTATTATTACCCCGGAATGCCAAGAAATTATTACGCTGGTCTAAATTTAAAACTAAGCCTTTAA
- the coaD gene encoding pantetheine-phosphate adenylyltransferase: MKIAVFPGSFDPLTLGHTDIIDRALPLFDKIILAIGTNSSKKYMFSLEERLHFLKETYKDEAKILVETYSGLTVDYCKSKDSEFILRGLRNAQDLEFEKAIGQTNYKMAGIETIFLISSSGLAHISSTVVREVMRHGGSYEFMVPEVVKTQSS, encoded by the coding sequence ATGAAAATAGCAGTTTTCCCAGGTAGTTTTGACCCGCTAACCTTAGGTCATACAGATATTATCGATAGAGCATTGCCTCTTTTTGACAAGATCATTCTGGCTATAGGCACAAATTCCAGTAAAAAGTATATGTTCAGCCTGGAAGAAAGATTGCATTTTCTAAAAGAAACTTACAAAGACGAAGCAAAAATACTCGTAGAAACTTACAGCGGACTTACCGTAGACTACTGCAAATCCAAAGATTCAGAATTTATTTTGAGAGGTTTGCGTAATGCCCAGGATCTCGAATTTGAAAAAGCGATTGGTCAAACGAATTACAAAATGGCGGGTATTGAGACCATATTTTTAATATCCAGTTCTGGTCTCGCTCATATTTCTTCCACCGTCGTTAGAGAAGTGATGCGTCACGGTGGAAGTTATGAATTTATGGTTCCTGAAGTCGTAAAGACCCAGTCTTCTTAA
- a CDS encoding D-alanine--D-alanine ligase, which produces MKKTIAIAMGGYSSEYRISINSGNIVYKNLDRDLYEPYRVHILQSEWFVVTEDDTPYPINKSNFTVTIDDKVISFDCVFNTIHGTPGENGLLQAYLELIGVPQTSCDYYQSALTFNKRDLISVLRPYGVKTATNYFLNKGEDIDTKAIVDRVGLPCFVKANRAGSSFGVTKVKTEEEIVSAAKTAFTEDDEAIIESFLDGTEVSVGVIMYKGEIVALPVTEIVPDGEFFDYEAKYLGKSQEITPARISEEDTLKVQEIAKMIYRRLKMKGFSRSEFIFHDGEPHFIEMNTNPGISQASILPQQAEKAGITLKDLFGSAVEAALNQ; this is translated from the coding sequence ATGAAGAAAACTATCGCCATCGCTATGGGCGGTTATTCCAGTGAATACCGCATTTCGATAAACAGTGGTAACATCGTTTATAAAAATCTTGATCGTGACCTTTACGAGCCATACCGTGTTCATATTCTGCAAAGCGAATGGTTCGTGGTAACAGAAGATGACACCCCCTATCCAATCAATAAAAGCAACTTTACAGTCACTATAGATGACAAGGTTATTAGTTTTGACTGCGTTTTTAATACGATTCATGGTACACCGGGAGAAAACGGACTACTTCAGGCATATTTAGAGCTTATTGGAGTACCGCAAACTAGTTGTGACTACTACCAGTCGGCATTGACCTTCAACAAACGGGATCTTATTTCGGTATTAAGACCTTACGGAGTCAAAACTGCCACAAACTATTTCCTGAATAAAGGCGAGGATATCGACACAAAGGCTATCGTAGATCGCGTTGGTCTTCCATGTTTCGTGAAGGCAAATCGTGCGGGAAGTAGTTTTGGGGTAACTAAAGTTAAGACCGAAGAAGAAATAGTTTCTGCGGCAAAAACTGCTTTTACTGAAGATGATGAGGCGATTATTGAATCATTTCTGGATGGAACTGAAGTCTCTGTTGGCGTGATCATGTACAAAGGCGAAATTGTCGCTTTGCCGGTTACTGAAATCGTTCCAGATGGGGAGTTTTTCGATTATGAGGCCAAATACCTCGGGAAATCCCAGGAAATTACACCAGCTAGAATTTCCGAAGAAGATACTTTGAAAGTACAGGAAATTGCCAAAATGATCTATCGTAGACTGAAGATGAAAGGTTTTTCAAGATCAGAATTTATCTTTCATGATGGAGAACCACATTTTATAGAAATGAATACTAATCCTGGAATTAGCCAGGCAAGTATTTTACCTCAACAAGCCGAAAAAGCAGGAATTACATTAAAAGATCTATTTGGAAGTGCCGTGGAAGCAGCATTGAATCAATAG
- a CDS encoding PASTA domain-containing protein, which translates to MGFFRFIFSKTFLIQLVLAGIVLVVLAFLAMQWLDYSTNQDQRIEVPDLAKMNLDIVEDRLDELNLDFEILDSANFNPDFPRYSVIEQAPAPGKFVKEDRKIYLTLNPSGYRKVEIPENLIRKTRRQVEPTLRSLGFEIGDVSYKPDIAEDAVLEIRHKGKLVEAGEKLMKTSVLDLVLGDGSGRYRELEDDSLDVQQETESEVDEF; encoded by the coding sequence ATGGGATTTTTTCGATTTATTTTCAGCAAGACCTTTTTAATTCAATTGGTGCTTGCCGGTATTGTATTGGTTGTACTTGCTTTTCTGGCTATGCAATGGCTGGATTACTCCACGAACCAGGATCAGCGGATCGAAGTTCCCGACCTCGCCAAGATGAATCTTGATATTGTGGAGGATCGCCTGGATGAACTTAATCTTGATTTCGAAATCCTCGATTCTGCGAATTTCAATCCGGATTTCCCGAGGTATTCTGTAATAGAACAAGCACCTGCACCGGGTAAATTTGTAAAGGAAGACCGTAAGATCTATTTAACCCTGAATCCTTCCGGATATCGTAAAGTTGAAATTCCAGAGAATTTGATCAGAAAAACCCGCAGACAGGTAGAACCAACCTTAAGATCTTTAGGTTTTGAGATTGGTGATGTTAGCTACAAGCCAGACATTGCTGAAGATGCTGTGCTGGAAATTAGACATAAAGGTAAGCTGGTGGAAGCTGGTGAAAAATTAATGAAAACTTCTGTATTAGACCTTGTATTGGGCGATGGTAGTGGAAGATATAGAGAACTTGAAGACGATAGTCTGGATGTTCAACAGGAAACTGAAAGCGAAGTAGATGAATTCTAA
- a CDS encoding RluA family pseudouridine synthase → MNSNIDQNDEIEDNDQNESLYEHHKFVADSGQKPLRVDKFLMNFIENATRNKIQKSAKSGNIYVNGETVKQNFKVKAGDTVQVMFEHPPYEYLLVPEDIPLDIEYEDDTLLVVNKPPGMVVHPGHGNYSGTLINALVHHFDNLPNNSSDRPGLVHRIDKDTSGLLVIAKTEEAMAHLSKQFFDKTSEREYIAIVWGNIEEDEGTIEGNIGRNPKNRLQNLVYVGDLAEEGKPAVTHFKVIERLGYVTLVSCKLETGRTHQIRVHMKYIGHTLFNDERYGGDRILKGTTFTKYKQFVDNCFKILPRQALHAKTLGFTHPKTGKWMSFNTEIPEDIQNCVDKWRSYAKSQIENL, encoded by the coding sequence ATGAATTCTAATATAGATCAGAACGACGAAATTGAAGATAATGACCAGAATGAAAGTCTTTATGAACATCATAAGTTCGTAGCAGATTCCGGTCAAAAACCGTTAAGAGTAGATAAATTCCTGATGAATTTCATCGAGAATGCTACCCGTAATAAAATTCAGAAGTCGGCCAAGAGCGGAAACATCTATGTAAATGGGGAAACCGTAAAGCAAAATTTTAAGGTAAAAGCTGGAGACACCGTGCAGGTGATGTTCGAGCACCCTCCTTACGAATACTTACTGGTGCCTGAAGATATTCCACTTGATATTGAGTATGAAGATGATACGCTGCTGGTAGTTAATAAACCTCCCGGAATGGTAGTACATCCCGGTCATGGTAACTATAGTGGGACTCTTATCAACGCACTTGTACATCACTTTGATAATTTACCAAATAATAGTAGTGATCGCCCGGGATTGGTTCACAGGATCGATAAGGATACGAGCGGCCTACTGGTGATCGCCAAGACCGAAGAAGCGATGGCTCACCTGTCAAAGCAATTTTTTGACAAGACGAGCGAAAGAGAATATATAGCGATCGTCTGGGGGAATATAGAGGAAGATGAAGGAACAATAGAGGGAAATATTGGAAGAAACCCAAAGAATAGATTGCAGAACTTAGTTTACGTAGGAGACCTTGCAGAAGAAGGAAAACCAGCGGTAACGCATTTTAAAGTGATTGAAAGACTGGGATATGTAACCTTAGTTTCATGTAAACTGGAAACTGGTAGAACCCACCAGATACGGGTTCATATGAAATATATTGGACATACGCTTTTTAATGATGAGCGCTATGGAGGAGATAGGATCCTTAAGGGTACAACATTTACCAAGTACAAACAGTTTGTAGATAATTGTTTCAAGATACTACCAAGGCAGGCCTTGCATGCAAAAACTTTAGGTTTCACACATCCAAAAACTGGAAAATGGATGAGTTTCAATACTGAAATACCTGAAGATATTCAAAATTGCGTGGATAAGTGGAGATCTTATGCCAAAAGTCAGATTGAGAATCTTTAA